CAGCGCCCCTGATGCGGAGGACGAGACGGGCCACACGTACGACAGCGTGGCGGAGCGGGTTATGaccgagttttgggtaagtcttcctcccaCTACTTTGCTCAATACATTGCATTCGCCAGAGTTTGTTGAACCAGTGTATTGATACATCttttctatatgcaggacttctttagATGCGCCGAGGGCTACGAGGAGAGGGCGACCAAGGCGTTGGCCAAATCTTTTAGATGCCGCATCtcagacatgcattacgaggcgcggcTCCAGGCCATCATCGATTACTGTGCCGTCTACGAGGCTCGGAAGGTGaagaaagaagatgcaagattaatgcatctgaccaaagagcagtacctgaaggtaaatatacaacatcaatattgatttcttctgagattggGTAGCTTGAATTGTTCTTATATCTGTCAATGTACTTGATGTCGTACAGGTGCCTCCTGGCTGGTGCGCCAATAAAACGCGGGCCTGGAAGATGATGGTCGACAGGTGGGTGAGTGCCGATTGGGCGGATAACCACACCGTCCTCCGGGAacggcgtttgctgatgccaggtgtatcacaccacCAGGGCAACCTTAACATCCACGAATACGGGGCAagatgggtacgtgacttggTGTAGCTTCAATTATTCTTTCAGACGCTTATTCCTGCATGATTTGTAACCGTCTTGTTGTTTTTGTCGCAGTCGGCTGcacatcaaaaccagccatgcggagagctcaagtcatgggttctggcccacaagggtaaggcgacaGACGAAATCGACTGGAACCCGGACGACCCAGCCGAGTCCTTCACCAACGAGAGCATCCCCGAGCGCATCAGTCAGTACACCGAGGCGGCAAGGACGGTCCATGGGGCAGACTGGGATCCGCACACCGCGGACATTGACGGcgacatcgtcatgagggtgggaggaggcaagaagcatgggcggtacctcatcggcaacagcacgctcgacccgcacagcactcccactctctcacaggtccgggcaagcagcacgagcggtagcgtgcccatacgcccaaggcaggacacttcgacgcatcgtgtgccagcactacaggttatttctgttttattcgtcgttctttGGTTTTACATTCCTCGAAACTGCTTGTAACAATGCGGTGAAAAATTACAGGCCCAGGTGCTTGCGCTCCAGGAGCATAAGGCAAGGATGGAGGAAGAGCGACAgagggagcgggaggccgagtgacagaggatggaggccgagcgacaaaggttggaggccgagcggacgaggtttgacgccttggctcagtacgtggcaagtcttggcgtcacgatgggtcgtccagcgccaccagagctgttcgctcctccaccgccttacccATACCCACCTTACCCATCCGTGagttcaacttctctaacaaaagctctttactgtgcatgtcggccatcgtgccgttgatatgtgatgggaggccttcgtgccgttcatatatatgtgtgccggccatctcgccgttgatatgtggtggacggccatcgtgccgttggttttcttgcaggttttggaaaccccaccgtgcaggggaggtgctgccgaaattttgatgtgTCTAGGCTTAGATTTCAATTTTATACCTAGTTCTGCAAATATTGACTTGTGTacgcttagattacaattatatgccttagtattactataattactattttttcttctcctttgtgcagaatcaatcggcgggttcgaatgaggGGCCTCAGCagccgctgtcgggagggtcgtggcACGCGCCGTTTCCACCACTTCCGCCGCATCAGCAGCCGTCGGGAGCGTCGGGGTACCAGCAGTATccaccgccgcagcagcagcagccgccggagGGAGGGTCGAGGGACTGGGATGCTTGGGGGTGAGCTTGTTGCTCTTCATAATGTATTGTCGTGCACTTTGTGAGATGAACTgttggatttgagatgttaagatggattatgtgagacatgtgatgtggatGGCATATTTGTTAAATATGTgatatttgtgatatatatgatgtgttatatttgtgaaatatgtgatgttgaagctggaaatataaacaaaaataaaaaatgctctctggactctttgccgagagctaatatttgccgagagcccaactaactgggctctcggcaaagagtaagATTTGCCGAGCACCTAACTCTCGGCAAATatgactctttgccgagagcatatTCTAGGGCTCTCAGCAAAGCTTTCCTTTGCGGAGagctggctctcggcaaacctttcctttgccgagcgctggctctcagcaaagaagtttttttttaaaccACCTCAGCCCCATaatctattttattttttttaaaaaaaattctttgccgagagttgctctcggcaaagaagtgtaTGGGACGACCGTTACGGGCGGGT
The sequence above is drawn from the Miscanthus floridulus cultivar M001 chromosome 15, ASM1932011v1, whole genome shotgun sequence genome and encodes:
- the LOC136506922 gene encoding uncharacterized protein, producing the protein MDDREWMYSGRRSTREIPGAIPEALRPVIRPVGQKSWKVVVPGAHKRLPNGIMGLLCREHLLGLVTHAGAREPAYTYEHYVSAPDAEDETGHTYDSVAERVMTEFWDFFRCAEGYEERATKALAKSFRCRISDMHYEARLQAIIDYCAVYEARKVKKEDARLMHLTKEQYLKVPPGWCANKTRAWKMMVDRWVSADWADNHTVLRERRLLMPGVSHHQGNLNIHEYGARWSAAHQNQPCGELKSWVLAHKGKATDEIDWNPDDPAESFTNESIPERISQYTEAARTVHGADWDPHTADIDGDIVMRVGGGKKHGRYLIGNSTLDPHSTPTLSQVRASSTSGSVPIRPRQDTSTHRVPALQVISVLFVVLWFYIPRNCL